Proteins from a genomic interval of Xiphophorus maculatus strain JP 163 A chromosome 7, X_maculatus-5.0-male, whole genome shotgun sequence:
- the LOC102218559 gene encoding E3 SUMO-protein ligase RanBP2, whose translation MRRSKAEVDRYVSSVQSSSPSLKEKPVKGFLFAKLYFEAKEYELAKRHVSEYLKVQERDPKAHKFLGQLYEREGEINKAIGCYKRSVDLNPVQRDLVLKVAELFVGKGDCNSRAEFWVEKAAKLLPGNPEVFNLKERLLSRQGQQGWNQLFDLLQAELAARPADSLVNVKLVQLFCQDGRLDEAVKHCLATEKKGFLRNSLDWYNVQRNTLQEYLAQPSVLNNEKMCRRLQREVLLAHCSLLRIRLSESGVQPSLEAFRSFDQAMQALSVVAARFADELFEVFVEMRAHLYLHAATLLLKMAQDQQHAWRAVIDLAALCYLLAYQAPRPKTNVTKRDQSAPQLLELLASDRQSQAGHMLLNLSADASTLIREVVEAFGNRIGQESLFELLWGPQASSASSFIANDDIHSLSSLGPELSKLAKWDSGSILLHGGDLQHLSWLGLQWTLLDQRPPMRDWLQQLFPRLTLETSKLDTNAPESICLLDLEVFLCGVVFCSHCQLQDTAKISRSLSPRQQQLFEPRCLPLPLLRLLATQRQREWWDAVYSLIHKRALPGTSAKLRMVVQHGLNTLRAGEKHGLQPALIIHWAQILSQTGDGINSYYDQKEYVGRSVHYWQVVTLLLEKIKSRRSIPEPLDPLFIHFASKDIQISAVKGYEDEAKIAFAVLLDIEGRTEEAIATLESINNMSSIWHLAQIYQRLAEEASNGVEETQDRCLTFLRKFRNYLSKIYNANADDIERLPVSMEEVVDLLNDVNQQLGETQEDMEEEEEQEINLRRGPTHSSPARLTETSATISHIKFASPSPSKSIVSPSKRLISPKTPPHWIEDQKSLLQMLCQQVEALKNEVHDLKHNASGNSGSPHHKMYGDTYRAESLQEPFTPVQSYHGAPLTVATTGPPVYYNQSPAYSSQYLLRTAANVTPTKGPVYGVNRMPPQQHMYAYQPPTHTPPLQTAPSCIYPPQEQVFGSPLRFESQATGLLSPYSEEYYGQSVTQQTNPTLPEPGYFTKPSVAPVQPPKAVEGKPVDFGKLSFSQQAATEVPRVPNFGAGSVGPATTSPAFKFNCFPKSSERDLNFCSPQTKQSESLLGLLTSDLPPKPDSFPEKPPAQEQPPGHQSIFTFGNKNISSFSFVDSTPNASAGGLFGKPEQPFKLGEVTAFGIGKTSELEKAAESDESTHVEEDEDGPHFEPIVPLPDKVDVKTGEEEEEEMFCNRAKLYRFDTETKEWKERGIGNIKILKHNTKGKVRLLMRREQVLKICANHYITADMLLRPNAGSDKSWVWNAIDYADEEPKPEQLAIRFKTVDEAALFKAKFEEAQKVTSKSPEKQKQQEKKEETSKDLGLLASRFALKEGEWECAVCDVRNKATAVQCAACNTPNPQSSSKPELQVTTEAKTSPFNFKFGTDTSKPSGSTPTFTGFGAFGTSVPSSFTFGMSSSKPTDKPAGPFGFSFGSQFPTKPEQWDCGKCSAKNEASTDSCASCKTPKTTVKTAEIAQIAPAPEAPATQSSVSAVDAGFAARFSKKPGQWDCDVCEVRNEASADKCVSCQTPNPASKSSTVAPAAPAAPAGSGFAANFAMKDEQWDCNVCLVRNEGSAAQCVSCQSPNPNPSLEAMFGKKEGEWDCDACLVRNKASSNECVACKTSNPNAKSTITSAASASSFSFNIGTTSSSNQAAGSAFTFGSSGAFQFGQNKDKASASAFKFEAPQAAPATTTSSGFSFSMPIPAGGFKFGVQDSATGLASSNNQTSTGSASSILKNMADKHKEKENVSTPSIDQTEKDQNPLIAGKADTFSFADLAKSSEGTFQFGQKDPNFKGFSGAGAQVFATPQTTPTKAEASNELEDDGMYKTEEHDDIQFEPVVQMPDKVDLVTGEEDEQVLYSQRVKLFRFDSSTSQWKERGVGTLKFLKNNANGRLRVLMRRDQVLKVCANHWITTTMNLKPLSGSDKAWIWMANDFSDGDAKLEQLAAKFKTTELAEEFKEKFEECQRLLLDIPLQTPHKLMDTGRTAHLIKKAEEMKSGLKDLKSFLTDEKTKIQDEEVQGDVTAASELSSLGIRPHGETGPTLEWDNYDLREEALDDTADSSVYTTPISSSPLRKNLFRFGESTSGFSFSFQPGISPSKSPAKLNLSRASVGTDEEQDTTQDEERDGQYFEPVVPLPDLVEISTGEENELVVFSHRAKLYRYDKEMKQWKERGIGDLKILQSYETKRVRLIMRRDQVLKLCANHWISAAMRLEPMKGAEKAWVWSALDFAEEGEGKVEQLAVRFKMQETANTFKQVFEEAKAVEEKSELMTPVTPRLSAPSESGSSATSESTTTSLCGQAAIAVLEETTQERTATSPAVRSTAAGSQSPVNPLKTVVSPPKFVFGSDSVQKIFGSPKSESQASASVSGLTAKDGGSSVKPTIPAPAFKMHTGSPQAAAAEASSSGSDDDSDVEIVFVREPTAEQAALARKLLLPLTFFCYKNEPGYTSDDEPDDEDFEAAVRALNGKLYPDAPGAAVAVCAEEPDCQFVWEKKPTPEEEERAKSLQLPPTFFCGLSATDSEPDSEEPEDFETELRKAQQDLVAQLNRGEPVSTDPAEPSQASFSGPSTSRAEPADGRPTPGDQPGEKPTDTQSETPSSSSSPIDLSTKKSTEPESRTDTTAAQDSSSFGFDSVAGFSFAELAKNTDGFAFGSNDANFSWANAGATVFGAAAPTEAKNMAAEEGSDEEEASNNVDIYFEPIVSLPEVETKSGEEDEEILFKERAKLYRWDRDLGQWKERGIGDLKILFHPTKHFYRVLMRRDQVLRVCANHTISESMELKPMNTSANALVWTATDYSDGEGEVEQLAAKFKTSEIAESFRKTFCECQSRIGQTGDDASVLSRVQEHSRDTNPLVFLRVAADGEPLGSITIELFSHIVPKTAENFRALCTGEKGFGLQNSVFHRVIPDFMCQGGDITKSDGTGGKSIYGAAFEDENFDVRHTGPGILSMANRGRDTNNSQFFITLKKAEHLDFKHVAFGYVRDGMSVVQQMGELGTKGGAPAKKLVVTECGQL comes from the exons ATGAGGCGGAGTAAGGCTGAAGTGGACCGCTACGTTTCCTCCGTACAGAGTTCCTCTCCTTCACTCAAAGAG aaGCCGGTCAAAGGATTTCTATTTGCAAAACTGTACTTTGAAGCAAAAGAATATGAACTTGCAAAACG GCATGTATCGGAGTATCTCAAAGTGCAGGAGAGGGATCCCAAAGCACACAAATTCCTTGGACAGCTCTatgaaagagagggagagatcAACAAGGCAATCGGTTGCTACAAG CGCTCGGTGGACTTGAACCCGGTGCAGAGAGACCTGGTGCTGAAAGTTGCCGAGCTGTTTGTTGGTAAGGGAGACTGCAACAGCAGAGCCGAGTTCTGGGtggaaaaagctgcaaaactCTTGCCTGGAAACCCAGAAGTCTTCAACTTAAAG GAGCGCCTATTGAGCCGTCAGGGCCAGCAGGGTTGGAATCAGCTGTTCGACCTCCTCCAGGCCGAGCTGGCAGCCCGGCCGGCCGACTCTCTGGTGAATGTAAAGTTGGTTCAGCTGTTTTGCCAGGACGGTCGGCTGGATGAGGCCGTCAAACATTGTCTGGCTACTGAGAAAAAGGGCTTTCTGCGCAACAGTCTGGACTGGTACAACGTGCAGCGGAACACGTTACAG GAGTATCTGGCTCAGCCCAGCGTTTTAAATAATGAGAAGATGTGTCGACGTCTCCAAAGAGAAGTGCTGCTGGCGCACTGCAGCCTGCTGCGAATCAGACTGTCTGAGAGCGGCGTGCAGCCAAGCCTTGAAGCATTCAGAAG tttcgACCAAGCTATGCAGGCGCTGAGCGTAGTCGCCGCACGCTTTGCCGATGAACTCTTTGAGGTGTTTGTGGAGATGAGGGCTCACCTGTACCTGCATGCCGCCACGCTGCTGCTGAAAATGGCTCAGGACCAGCAGCACGCCTGGAGAGCCGTCATCGACCTGGCCGCGCTCTGCTACCTGCTGGCATACCAG GCTCCCAGACCAAAGACTAACGTGACCAAAAGAGACCAGTCGGCGCCgcagctgctggagctgctggccAGTGACCGGCAGAGTCAGGCGGGGCACATGCTGTTGAACCTGAGCGCCGACGCCTCCACTTTGATAAGAGAG gtgGTGGAGGCGTTTGGGAACCGTATCGGTCAGGAGTCTCTGTTTGAGCTCCTCTGGGGTCCGCAGGCTTCCTCCGCGTCCTCGTTTATCGCCAACGACGACATTCACTCGCTCAGCTCTCTGGGTCCAGAGCTCTCCAAACTGGCCAAGTGGGACTCGG GCTCCATCTTGCTGCACGGCGGGGACCTGCAGCATCTGAGCTGGCTGGGGCTGCAGTGGACGCTGCTGGACCAGAGGCCGCCCATGCGCGActggctgcagcagctgtttcCCAGGCTGACGCTGGAAACGTCCAAGCTGGACACCAACGCGCCGGAGTCGATCTGCCTGCTGGACCTGGAG GTGTTTTTATGCGGCGTGGTTTTCTGCAGCCACTGTCAGCTTCAGGACACGGCGAAGATCAGCCGCAGCCTGAGTCcgcggcagcagcagctcttcGAGCCTCGCtgccttcctcttcctctcctccgcCTCCTCGCCACGCAGCGACAGAGGGAGTGGTGGGACGCCGTCTACAGCCTCATCCACAAACGAGCCCT TCCTGGCACGTCGGCCAAACTGCGGATGGTTGTGCAACATGGCCTGAACACGCTGAGGGCCGGAGAGAAACACGGGCTTCAGCCGGCGCTGATAATCCACTGGGCTCAGATTCTGAGCCAGACG GGCGATGGAATAAACTCGTATTACGACCAGAAGGAGTACGTCGGCCGCAGCGTCCACTACTGGCAGGTTGTGACTTTACtgctggagaaaataaaaagccgACGAAGCATACCAGAACCGCTGGACCCTCTCTTCATACACTTCGCCTCTAAGGACATTCAG ATTTCCGCTGTGAAAGGTTATGAAGACGAAGCGAAAATCGCGTTCGCCGTTCTTCTGGACATCGAAGGCAGAACTGAGGAGGCGATCGCGACTTTAGAAAGCATCAACAACATGTCATCCATCTGGCATTTAGCACAG atttatcAGCGGCTGGCAGAGGAGGCCAGCAATGGCGTGGAGGAGACCCAGGACAGGTGTTTAACTTTCCTGAGGAAGTTCAGGAACTACTTGTCAAAAATCTACAACGCCAATGCAGACGACATCGAAAGG CTTCCCGTGTCCATGGAGGAAGTGGTGGACCTCCTGAACGACGTAAATCAGCAGCTTGGTGAAACTCAAGAGGAcatggaagaggaagaggagcaggaaatTAACCTTCGGCGAGGACCGACTCACTCCAGCCCGGCTCGTCTCACAGAAACCAGCGCCACCATTTCGCACATCAAGTTTGCTTCTCCGTCTCCGAGCAAAAGCATCGTTTCTCCTTCCAAAAGACTG atttCACCAAAGACGCCGCCTCATTGGATTGAAGACCAGAAAAGTCTCCTCCAGATGTTATGTCAGCAAGTAGAAGCCCTCAAG AATGAGGTTCATGATCTCAAACACAACGCATCAGGGAACTCCGGCTCGCCTCACCATAAGATGTATGGAGACACCTACAGAGCCGAGAGCTTGCAGGAGCCGTTCACCCCGGTCCAGTCCTACCACGGAGCCCCACTAACAG TTGCCACCACAGGCCCTCCTGTTTATTACAACCAGTCTCCTGCCTACAGCTCCCAGTATTTACTGCGGACAGCGGCAAATGTAACCCCCACCAAG GGTCCAGTGTATGGGGTGAACCGTATGCCCCCACAGCAGCATATGTATGCCTACCAGCCGCCCACGCACACGCCTCCGCTGCAGACCGCCCCGTCCTGCATCTACCCTCCGCAGGAACAAGTCTTCGGTTCCCCTCTTCGGTTTGAATCTCAAGCCACAGGCCTTCTCTCTCCATACAGTGAGGAATATTATGGCCAGAGCGTCACCCAGCAGACTAACCCCACTCTGCCTGAGCCTGGCTACTTCACCAAGCCCTCTGTCGCCCCCGTTCAACCACCAAAGGCCGTCGAGGGGAAGCCTGTGGACTTTGGGAAGCTTTCCTTCAGCCAGCAGGCTGCAACTGAAGTACCCAGAGTGCCAAATTTCGGTGCAGGGTCAGTTGGCCCGGCTACAACTTCACCTGCTTTTAAATTCAATTGTTTTCCGAAATCCTCTGAGAGAGATTTAAATTTCTGTTCACCCCAAACCAAGCAAAGTGAAAGTTTGCTCGGCCTCCTCACTTCAGACCTCCCCCCAAAACCCGACTCGTTTCCAGAGAAGCCACCGGCCCAAGAGCAGCCCCCAGGCCACCAGAGCATCTTCACCTTCGggaataaaaacataagcagCTTCTCGTTTGTAGATTCCACTCCAAACGCATCAGCTGGAGGTCTGTTTGGGAAGCCTGAGCAACCGTTTAAGTTGGGTGAAGTAACAGCGTTTGGCATCGGCAAGACATCAGAGCTGGAGAAGGCCGCAGAGAGCGATGAGAGCACACATGTTGAGGAGGACGAAGACGGTCCTCACTTTGAACCGATCGTCCCTCTTCCTGATAAGGTAGATGTGAAAACaggtgaagaagaagaggaggagatgtTCTGCAACAGGGCAAAGCTGTACCGATTCGACACGGAGACAAAAGAATGGAAAGAACGAGGAATCGGAAATATTAAAATCCTGAAACACAACACTAAAGGGAAGGTCCGCCTCCTGATGAGAAGAGAGCAGGTCCTTAAGATCTGTGCAAATCACTACATCACCGCAGACATGCTGCTGAGACCTAACGCCGGCTCAGACAAATCCTGGGTGTGGAACGCCATTGACTATGCGGATGAAGAGCCTAAACCTGAACAACTGGCGATTCGCTTCAAAACTGTGGATGAGGCGGCTCTTTTCAAAGCCAAGTTTGAGGAAGCCCAAAAGGTGACGAGCAAATCgccagaaaagcaaaaacagcaagagaagaaagaggaaaccTCCAAAGACTTGGGTTTACTGGCGTCTCGGTTTGCTCTTAAAGAAGGCGAGTGGGAGTGCGCTGTGTGTGATGTTCGAAATAAAGCAACGGCTGTGCAGTGTGCAGCATGCAACACTCCCAATCCACAGTCTTCATCTAAACCAGAACTTCAGGTTACTACTGAAGCCAAAACCAGCCCATTTAACTTCAAGTTTGGTACAGATACATCAAAGCCCAGTGGTTCAACCCCTACATTTACAGGATTTGGTGCTTTTGGAACTTCAGTACCCTCCTCTTTTACATTCGGGATGAGCTCCTCAAAACCTACCGACAAACCGGCTGGTCCATTTGGTTTCAGCTTTGGTTCACAATTTCCCACAAAGCCAGAGCAGTGGGACTGTGGCAAGTGTTCTGCAAAGAATGAAGCATCAACAGACAGTTGTGCTTCTTGTAAAACTCCTAAAACTACAGTCAAAACAGCCGAGATAGCACAAATTGCTCCAGCACCGGAAGCTCCTGCTACACAGTCTTCTGTATCTGCAGTTGATGCTGGATTTGCTGCACGCTTCAGCAAAAAGCCAGGACAGTGGGACTGTGATGTTTGTGAAGTGAGAAATGAAGCCTCTGCAGACAAAtgtgtttcctgtcaaactccAAACCCAGCTTCAAAGTCATCCACTGTGGCTCCAGCAGCACCAGCTGCACCTGCAGGGTCAGGTTTTGCGGCAAATTTTGCCATGAAAGACGAACAGTGGGACTGCAACGTCTGTTTGGTCAGAAATGAAGGGTCAGCAGCTCAGTGTGTTTCCTGCCAGTCTCCAAATCCAAATCCTTCTTTAGAGGCCATGTTTGGCAAGAAGGAAGGAGAATGGGACTGTGACGCTTGTCTCGTGAGAAATAAGGCCTCTTCTAATGAATGTGTGGCCTGTAAAACCTCAAACCCTAATGCTAAAAGCACAATCACATCTGCTGCTTCTGCCTCGTCTTTCAGTTTCAACATTGGAACCACAAGTTCATCCAACCAGGCTGCTGGATCTGCATTTACTTTTGGGAGCAGTGGTGCTTTTCAGTTTggacaaaataaagacaaagctTCAGCATCTGCATTCAAGTTTGAAGCTCCTCAGGCTGCGCCAGCCACCACAACCTCCTCTGGATTCTCTTTTTCAATGCCCATCCCAGCTGGTGGCTTCAAGTTTGGCGTTCAGGACTCAGCAACAGGTTTGGCCTCATCTAATAATCAAACTTCGACAGGGTCTGCTTCCAGTATCCTCAAAAACATGGCTGACAAACAcaaggagaaagaaaatgtgtctaCGCCTTCCATAGACCAAACGGAAAAAGATCAAAATCCTTTAATTGCTGGAAAAGCCGATACGTTTAGTTTTGCAGACTTGGCCAAGTCCTCCGAAGGAACCTTCCAGTTTGGCCAGAAAGATCCCAACTTCAAAGGTTTCTCGGGAGCAGGGGCGCAGGTATTCGCAACGCCACAGACGACCCCTACCAAGGCAGAGGCCTCAAACGAACTGGAAGACGACGGCATGTATAAAACGGAAGAACACGACGACATCCAGTTTGAACCAGTGGTCCAGATGCCTGACAAAGTGGACCTAGTGACTGGTGAGGAAGATGAACAGGTCCTCTACTCCCAGCGTGTCAAACTCTTCCGATTCGATTCCAGCACTAGTCAGTGGAAGGAACGTGGTGTAGGAACCCTGAAGTTCCTTAAAAATAACGCAAATGGCCGGCTCAGAGTGCTAATGAGAAGGGATCAAGTTCTGAAGGTTTGCGCCAACCACTGGATCACCACCACCATGAACCTTAAACCGCTGTCTGGCTCAGACAAAGCCTGGATATGGATGGCCAACGACTTCTCTGATGGAGATGCTAAACTCGAACAGCTGGCAGCCAAATTTAAAACCACGGAGCTAGCAGAGGAGTTCAAAGAGAAGTTTGAGGAATGTCAGAGACTTCTTTTGGATATCCCTCTGCAGACGCCCCATAAGCTGATGGACACTGGTCGAACGGCTCACCTCATCAAGAAAGCAGAGGAGATGAAGTCCGGTTTAAAAGACTTAAAATCGTTTTTGACGGACGAGAAGACGAAAATCCAAGACGAAGAAGTGCAGGGAGACGTTACTGCCGCAAGCGAACTTTCCAGTTTAGGGATCAGGCCTCATGGGGAAACAGGCCCTACCTTGGAGTGGGATAACTACGACCTACGGGAAGAAGCTTTGGATGATACTGCTGACTCATCAGTCTACACCACCCCCATTTCGAGCAGCCCCCTTAGGAAGAACCTCTTCCGCTTTGGAGAATCCACAAGTGGGTTCAGCTTCAGTTTCCAACCCGGCATCAGCCCGTCCAAGTCTCCTGCGAAGCTCAACCTGAGCAGAGCATCAGTGGGTACCGACGAGGAGCAGGATACAACTCAGGACGAAGAGCGAGACGGACAGTACTTTGAACCTGTCGTACCTTTGCCTGACTTGGTTGAGATTTCTACTGGAGAGGAAAATGAGCTGGTGGTCTTCAGCCACAGAGCCAAACTGTACCGTTATGACAAAGAGATGAAACAGTGGAAGGAGAGGGGCATTGGAGACCTCAAGATCCTGCAGAGTTATGAGACCAAACGTGTGAGGTTAATAATGAGGAGAGATCAGGTGCTCAAGCTCTGTGCCAACCACTGGATCTCAGCCGCCATGAGGCTGGAGCCCATGAAGGGGGCAGAAAAGGCCTGGGTCTGGAGTGCCTTGGACTTTGCCGAAGAAGGAGAGGGCAAAGTTGAGCAGCTGGCTGTGAGGTTTAAGATGCAAGAGACTGCAAATACATTCAAACAGGTCTTTGAAGAGGCCAAGGCAGTGGAGGAAAAATCGGAACTCATGACTCCGGTGACGCCAAGACTCTCAGCACCATCAGAAAGTGGATCGTCAGCAACATCTGAAAGCACAACTACATCTCTTTGTGGGCAAGCAGCTATTGCTGTTCTGGAAGAAACAACACAGGAACGTACGGCAACGTCTCCGGCCGTCAGGTCGACTGCAGCTGGATCTCAGAGTCCTGTCAATCCCCTGAAGACCGTGGTGTCTCCCCCGAAGTTTGTGTTCGGCTCTGATTCTGTTCAGAAGATTTTTGGCTCTCCTAAGTCAGAGTCCCAAGCATCTGCATCTGTGTCTGGTTTGACGGCCAAAGATGGTGGAAGCTCAGTCAAGCCTACTATTCCTGCTCCAGCATTCAAAATGCATAcag GTTCTCCTCAGGCGGCGGCGGCGGAAGCTTCCAGCTCGGGTTCGGATGACGACTCCGATGTGGAGATTGTTTTCGTCAGAGAGCCCACAGCTGAGCAGGCGGCGTTAGCCAGGAAGCTCCTGCTGCCTCTCACCTTCTTCTGCTACAAGAACGAGCCAGGCTACACCAGCGATGACGAACCCGATG ATGAGGACTTTGAGGCGGCTGTAAGAGCCTTGAATGGAAAGCTCTACCCAGATGCTCCTGGAGCAGCAGTAGCAGTCTGTGCTGAGG AGCCAGACTGCCAGTTTGTTTGGGAGAAGAAACCAACgccagaggaagaggagcgggCGAAGAGCCTCCAGCTTCCCCCGACGTTCTTCTGCGGCCTGAGCGCCACAGACAGCGAACCGGACAGCGAGGAGCCTGAAGACTTTGAGACGGAGCTACGCAAAGCCCAACAAGACCTG GTTGCCCAGTTAAACAGAGGTGAGCCGGTCTCCACCGATCCTGCAGAACCCTCACAGGCCTCGTTCTCCGGCCCGTCGACCAGCAGAGCAGAACCTGCAGACGGCAGACCCACACCAGGTGATCAGCCAGGAGAAAAACCCACAGACACTCAGAGTGAAactcccagcagcagcagttctcCTATCGACCTGTCCACCAAGAAGAGCACAGAACCAGAGTCCAGAACCGACACCACAGCTGCTCAAG ATTCTTCCTCCTTTGGCTTCGACTCAGTCGCTGGGTTTTCGTTTGCTGAGCTCGCCAAAAACACTGATGGATTCGCATTTGGATCTAATG ATGCCAATTTCTCCTGGGCGAATGCCGGAGCGACTGTGTTTGGAGCTGCGGCTCCCACTGAGGCTAAAAACATGGCCGCCGAGGAAGgaagtgatgaagaggaggccTCCAACAATGTGGATATCTACTTTGAGCCCATCGTTTCTCTACCTGAG GTGGAGACGAAATCTGGCGAGGAAGACGAGGAAATCTTGTTTAAAGAGCGAGCCAAGCTCTACCGATGGGACCGCGACCTCGGCCAGTGGAAGGAGCGCGGCATCGGAGACCTCAAGATCCTCTTCCACCCGACCAAACACTTCTACCGGGTCCTGATGCGAAGAGACCAGGTGCTGAGGGTTTGTGCCAACCACACCATCTCAGAGTCCATGGAGCTGAAACCCATGAACACCTCCGCCAACGCGCTCGTCTGGACCGCCACCGACTACTCGG ATGGTGAAGgtgaggtggagcagctggcaGCGAAGTTCAAAACCTCAGAGATAGCCGAGTCGTTCAGGAAAACCTTCTGCGAATGTCAGAGCCGCATCGGTCAAACCGGCGACGACGCTTCGGTGCTGTCCAGAGTACAGGAACACTCCAGAGACACGAACCCGCTGGTGTTCCTCAGGGTGGCAGCCGACGGCGAGCCGCTGGGCTCCATCACCATCGAGCTTTTCTCTCACATCGTCCCCAAAACGGCGGAGAACTTCAGAGCGCTGTGCACCGGAGAGAAAGGCTTCGGCCTGCAGAACTCCGTCTTCCATCGGGTCATACCGGACTTCATGTGTCAG GGAGGCGAC